A DNA window from Planctomycetota bacterium contains the following coding sequences:
- a CDS encoding PDZ domain-containing protein, giving the protein MGFHLVVVIAALLASPAASKAQAPDPPANEPPAADAPPAKAPDPPVKPQNPAANPNVRMPVLKPANLNPNPNAIMRNQAGGRGFGGMNMVQDRAIIESMSHERLLTVEPPAAVLNLLPALDDPSFAVREAASQKLLDRSFPDEAIWAVLDRFKLSEEARGRLLTVAYRRVSERPRGALGIRMGTAAIGRPGVIIQATLPGMPAEKFLKAGDVIEEIDGQPVPTTNALVDAIQNFAPGREIKIKLRRPERDPQGRFLLGPDQKNIERPIDLSMPLGNAEDLDRADPGDPRAGQNMQLQQRKLEAAIILRRFAAPSAPANGLRPVDLP; this is encoded by the coding sequence ATGGGATTTCATCTCGTGGTCGTGATCGCGGCGTTGCTCGCCTCGCCTGCCGCGTCGAAGGCGCAGGCGCCCGATCCGCCCGCCAACGAGCCTCCCGCGGCGGATGCGCCTCCCGCGAAGGCACCCGATCCTCCGGTGAAGCCCCAGAATCCGGCGGCCAATCCCAATGTCCGCATGCCGGTGCTCAAGCCCGCGAACTTGAATCCCAATCCCAACGCCATCATGCGAAACCAGGCGGGCGGCCGCGGATTCGGCGGTATGAACATGGTGCAGGACCGCGCCATCATCGAGTCGATGTCGCACGAAAGGCTGCTGACCGTCGAGCCGCCTGCCGCGGTCCTGAATCTCCTGCCGGCGCTGGACGATCCCTCCTTTGCAGTGCGCGAAGCGGCTTCGCAGAAGTTGCTCGACCGTTCCTTCCCCGACGAGGCGATCTGGGCGGTGCTTGATCGCTTCAAGCTCAGCGAGGAGGCCCGCGGCCGGCTTCTCACCGTCGCCTATCGGCGCGTCAGCGAGCGGCCGCGCGGCGCGCTGGGCATCCGCATGGGCACGGCGGCGATCGGCCGGCCCGGCGTCATCATCCAGGCGACCCTGCCGGGAATGCCTGCGGAGAAATTCCTCAAGGCCGGGGACGTCATCGAGGAGATCGACGGCCAACCCGTGCCGACCACCAACGCGCTCGTCGATGCGATCCAGAATTTCGCGCCGGGGCGTGAGATCAAGATCAAGTTGCGGCGGCCCGAGCGCGACCCGCAGGGGCGGTTCCTCCTCGGTCCGGACCAGAAGAACATCGAGCGGCCGATCGACCTCTCGATGCCTCTGGGCAACGCCGAGGATCTGGATCGCGCCGATCCCGGCGATCCCCGAGCCGGGCAGAACATGCAGTTGCAACAGCGAAAACTGGAGGCGGCGATCATTCTGCGCCGCTTCGCCGCGCCGTCGGCGCCCGCGAATGGGCTGCGCCCGGTCGATCTGCCCTGA
- the dapA gene encoding 4-hydroxy-tetrahydrodipicolinate synthase: protein MKALKLPGCWTALITPFTADASQVDLPRLKEQIRAQSEGGVAGVVPCGTTGEAPTLTPDEHRQVVEAAVAAAKPLGLQVMAGAGSNSTASAVKLQKLVASLGADASLHVAPYYNKPNQEGIYQHFMMVADAADLPVVLYSIPGRCGVAILPETVERLSRHPNIAAIKEATGSVESAREIRRRCSLPILSGDDILTLDFAQAGAIGVVSVVSNILPAAVRSLIDACLAKDFIQARTLHEAMLPLSRGLLALDTNPIPVKAAMQLLGRDSGALRLPLVKAAAPALKSIAALLKEAGLPSGRRDGATPAELIR, encoded by the coding sequence ATGAAAGCGCTCAAACTCCCCGGCTGCTGGACGGCGTTGATCACGCCCTTCACCGCCGATGCATCGCAGGTGGACCTGCCGCGATTGAAGGAGCAGATCCGCGCCCAGTCCGAAGGCGGCGTGGCGGGGGTCGTTCCCTGCGGCACCACCGGCGAGGCGCCCACGCTGACGCCCGACGAGCACAGGCAAGTGGTCGAAGCCGCCGTGGCCGCGGCGAAGCCTCTCGGCCTGCAGGTGATGGCGGGGGCCGGCAGCAACAGCACCGCCAGCGCCGTGAAGTTGCAAAAACTGGTGGCGTCCCTTGGCGCCGACGCTTCGCTGCACGTCGCTCCCTACTACAACAAGCCGAACCAGGAGGGGATCTACCAGCACTTCATGATGGTCGCCGATGCGGCGGATCTGCCGGTCGTGCTCTACTCCATTCCCGGCCGCTGCGGCGTCGCCATTCTGCCCGAGACCGTCGAGCGCCTCTCGCGCCATCCGAACATCGCCGCCATCAAGGAAGCCACCGGCAGCGTCGAGTCCGCGCGGGAGATTCGCCGCCGCTGCTCCCTGCCCATCCTCTCGGGGGACGACATTCTCACGCTCGACTTCGCCCAGGCGGGCGCGATCGGCGTGGTGAGCGTGGTCAGCAACATTCTGCCGGCGGCGGTGCGCTCGCTGATCGACGCCTGCCTGGCCAAAGACTTCATCCAGGCCCGCACGCTGCATGAAGCGATGCTGCCGCTCTCCAGGGGGCTGCTGGCGCTGGACACCAATCCGATTCCGGTCAAGGCCGCCATGCAGTTGCTGGGCCGCGACAGCGGTGCTTTGCGCCTGCCGCTGGTGAAGGCGGCGGCTCCTGCGCTCAAGTCCATCGCCGCGCTGCTCAAGGAGGCGGGGCTTCCATCGGGCCGGCGCGACGGCGCGACTCCCGCGGAGTTGATCCGTTGA
- a CDS encoding pyridoxine 5'-phosphate synthase, translated as MPLLSVNVDHVCTVRQARKGAEPDPVLAAEQAELGGADGITVHLREDRRHIQDEDVRRLRRAVATRLHLEMAATREMIQFAAAVKPVTAMLVPERRQELTTEGGLDAAAQVPWLTEAIKMLGDAGIPVSLFIDAEARQVDAAKQVGASICELHTGPWAHAVQEQRGELAGKRSDAELEKLRTAGRLVLAAGLQLNAGHALNTHNVGPVARLPGLHELHIGHSIVSRALFVGLKEAVREMKAAIFS; from the coding sequence GTGCCTCTACTGAGCGTCAATGTGGACCACGTTTGCACCGTTCGACAGGCTCGAAAGGGAGCGGAACCCGATCCCGTACTCGCGGCGGAGCAGGCCGAGCTTGGCGGCGCCGACGGCATCACCGTGCATCTGCGCGAGGACCGCCGCCACATCCAGGACGAGGACGTGCGACGCCTGCGGCGGGCGGTCGCCACGCGGCTCCACCTTGAGATGGCCGCGACCCGTGAGATGATCCAGTTCGCCGCCGCCGTGAAGCCCGTGACCGCCATGCTGGTGCCCGAGCGCCGCCAGGAGCTGACCACCGAGGGCGGGCTGGACGCCGCGGCGCAGGTTCCCTGGCTGACCGAAGCCATCAAGATGCTGGGTGATGCCGGGATTCCCGTCAGCCTTTTCATCGACGCCGAGGCGCGTCAGGTCGACGCGGCGAAGCAGGTCGGCGCCTCCATCTGCGAACTGCACACGGGGCCCTGGGCCCACGCCGTGCAGGAGCAGCGGGGGGAGTTGGCCGGGAAACGCTCCGACGCGGAGCTGGAGAAATTGCGAACCGCGGGCAGGCTCGTCCTCGCCGCGGGGCTGCAGCTCAACGCCGGTCACGCCCTGAACACGCACAATGTGGGGCCGGTGGCGAGGCTGCCCGGGCTGCACGAGCTGCACATCGGTCATTCCATCGTGAGCCGCGCCCTCTTCGTCGGCCTGAAGGAGGCGGTGCGCGAAATGAAAGCGGCGATATTTTCATGA
- a CDS encoding YicC family protein, whose protein sequence is MIRSMTGFGSASGTHEGLHLSLEVRSVNNRYFKGVIRLPTELAPLEGELEAKLAARVARGSVTLTVRATDSTSRSAGRINTEVLKSYLSQLESVMPDGRKGSLDASSLLSLPGVIIDDGSQRMCDTARAGIDALLDKSVAEMNDMRNREGEALRGQLVQFGATLDERLKEIALRVPNVADLYRERLRARMKTLLAESGAAVREEDMLREVAAFAERSDIAEEVHRLEGHLEQYRQLLDPKRPDAVGRALDFLAQEMLREANTIASKASDYEISKRVVEMKTAIDRIKEQAANAE, encoded by the coding sequence ATGATTCGCTCCATGACGGGCTTCGGATCGGCGTCAGGGACGCACGAAGGCCTGCATCTTTCGCTTGAGGTCCGCTCGGTCAACAACCGCTATTTCAAGGGCGTGATTCGCCTGCCCACAGAGCTGGCCCCGCTCGAGGGCGAGCTCGAGGCCAAGCTGGCGGCGCGGGTTGCACGAGGCAGCGTGACCCTGACCGTGCGGGCCACCGACTCGACGTCGCGCAGCGCCGGCCGCATCAACACCGAAGTTCTCAAGAGCTACCTCTCGCAGTTGGAGAGCGTGATGCCCGACGGCCGCAAGGGATCGCTCGACGCGAGCTCGCTCCTTTCGCTGCCCGGCGTGATCATCGACGATGGCTCGCAGCGGATGTGCGACACCGCCCGCGCCGGCATCGACGCGCTGCTTGACAAGAGCGTCGCCGAGATGAACGACATGCGCAATCGCGAGGGCGAGGCGCTGCGCGGCCAATTGGTGCAGTTCGGCGCGACCTTGGACGAGCGGCTGAAGGAGATCGCGCTGCGCGTTCCCAACGTGGCCGATCTCTACCGCGAGCGGCTCCGCGCCCGCATGAAGACGCTGCTCGCCGAATCCGGCGCCGCGGTGCGCGAGGAGGACATGCTCCGCGAGGTGGCGGCCTTCGCCGAGCGCAGCGACATCGCCGAGGAGGTGCACCGGCTCGAGGGGCATCTGGAGCAGTACCGGCAATTGCTCGATCCCAAGCGCCCCGACGCCGTGGGCCGCGCCCTGGACTTCCTGGCCCAGGAGATGCTGCGCGAGGCCAACACCATCGCCAGCAAGGCTTCCGATTACGAGATCAGCAAGCGCGTGGTGGAGATGAAGACCGCCATCGATCGGATCAAGGAACAGGCGGCGAATGCCGAGTGA
- a CDS encoding NUDIX domain-containing protein: MSDMHSAEYQIEKLPYKVAVLCYLWDPKGRVLMLHRKKQPNLGMCSPIGGKLEISQGEGPHECAIREISEEAGVTLASDDVRCLGVVSEKGYQGQTHWLIFLFETTRKIDPALIPEQEFDEGRLEWVPLSDVEKLNIPWTDRHIMWPAVRRHKDGGFFMVHIDCSTEPPTHVLCESKLPDAVKK, translated from the coding sequence TTGAGCGACATGCATTCGGCGGAATACCAGATCGAGAAGCTGCCCTACAAGGTCGCGGTGCTCTGCTATCTGTGGGATCCAAAGGGGCGCGTGCTGATGCTGCACCGCAAGAAGCAGCCCAATCTCGGCATGTGCAGTCCGATCGGCGGCAAGTTGGAGATCAGCCAGGGCGAGGGGCCGCACGAGTGCGCGATCCGCGAGATTTCCGAAGAGGCGGGCGTGACGCTGGCCAGCGACGATGTGCGCTGCCTGGGCGTGGTGAGCGAGAAGGGTTACCAGGGGCAGACGCACTGGCTGATCTTTCTCTTCGAGACCACACGGAAGATCGATCCCGCGCTGATTCCCGAGCAGGAGTTCGACGAGGGGCGCCTGGAATGGGTTCCATTGAGCGACGTCGAAAAGCTCAACATTCCCTGGACCGACCGGCACATCATGTGGCCCGCGGTGCGCCGTCACAAGGACGGCGGCTTCTTCATGGTGCACATCGATTGCTCGACCGAGCCGCCCACGCACGTCCTGTGCGAGAGCAAGCTTCCCGACGCGGTCAAAAAATAA
- a CDS encoding DHH family phosphoesterase, protein MEFPKHQWHVEATAQDPSLPLRERVIRRRGLLGERNQKLFASGQPSLSLLHDPGSLHGAIEVAQTLDRWITESRRIAVYGDYDADGICACAILIRLLRLLNVEPPAIAYIPHRVVEGYGLHAEALQELHAQGIDAVITVDCGGSSIEEAKLAKSLGMELAITDHHRLLRDVDGKVILPECVALAHPELGDTPFRPICAAMVALKIAKRLIRIRTGEKPPLVMTQWIVNEALPLAAVGTVADVMPLLDENRIVVGNGLAALRTTTLVGLRSVIPGSAFKSPQMDSSVIGFQIAPRLNSAGRLEHATQALDLLLSDQPDACKKMAAKLDELNFQRKQDTEVVHLLARSKVLEGGLNAADSCSIVLADRSWNPGILGPAASRLSEEFARPVLLFGASESGWKGSGRAPSGFDLHACLTSCAKYFTSFGGHAAAAGGSMSFDQLEPFVKDFEVAARTQMREGVRKPDLFIDAELPYKTAKDKPALAEIQSLGPFGQGFPEPNILIRGLRVLRTDILAGTGLKLLVEDDANAKGELILWRCGHLRGLFTPGRRFDAVGCPKPSSNPRFPPSIHVKDVRFHDGG, encoded by the coding sequence GTGGAATTTCCCAAGCACCAGTGGCACGTGGAGGCGACGGCGCAGGATCCCTCCCTTCCGCTGCGCGAGCGGGTGATCCGCCGGCGCGGGCTGCTGGGGGAGCGCAACCAGAAGCTCTTCGCCTCGGGCCAGCCGTCGCTGAGTCTTCTGCACGACCCGGGCTCCCTGCATGGCGCGATCGAGGTCGCCCAGACGCTCGACCGCTGGATCACCGAGAGCCGGCGCATCGCGGTCTATGGCGACTACGACGCGGACGGCATCTGCGCCTGCGCGATCCTGATCCGGCTGCTTCGCCTGCTGAACGTGGAGCCGCCCGCGATCGCCTACATCCCGCATCGCGTGGTTGAGGGCTATGGCCTGCACGCCGAGGCGCTGCAGGAGCTGCACGCGCAGGGGATCGACGCCGTCATCACCGTGGACTGCGGGGGTTCCTCCATCGAGGAGGCGAAGCTGGCGAAATCGCTGGGCATGGAGCTGGCGATCACGGATCATCACCGGCTGCTGCGGGATGTCGATGGAAAAGTCATTCTGCCCGAATGCGTGGCGCTGGCCCATCCGGAGCTGGGCGACACACCCTTCCGACCGATTTGCGCCGCGATGGTGGCGCTGAAGATCGCCAAGCGGTTGATCCGAATTCGCACCGGCGAAAAACCACCGTTGGTCATGACGCAGTGGATCGTGAACGAGGCGCTGCCGCTGGCGGCGGTGGGAACGGTGGCCGACGTCATGCCGCTGCTGGACGAGAACCGGATCGTGGTCGGCAACGGGCTGGCGGCGCTGCGCACCACCACCCTGGTCGGGCTGCGCTCGGTCATCCCCGGCTCCGCCTTCAAGTCGCCACAGATGGATTCAAGCGTGATCGGTTTTCAGATCGCGCCGCGACTGAACTCGGCCGGGCGGCTGGAGCACGCGACGCAGGCGCTGGATCTGCTGCTGAGCGATCAGCCCGATGCGTGCAAAAAAATGGCCGCGAAGCTGGACGAGTTGAACTTTCAGCGCAAGCAGGACACGGAAGTGGTGCACTTGCTCGCCCGCAGCAAGGTGCTTGAGGGCGGACTGAACGCCGCGGATTCCTGCTCGATCGTTCTGGCGGACCGAAGCTGGAATCCGGGCATTCTCGGCCCCGCAGCCTCGAGGCTCTCGGAGGAATTCGCCCGGCCGGTGTTGCTCTTCGGCGCCAGCGAGAGCGGATGGAAAGGCTCCGGCCGGGCGCCCAGCGGCTTCGACCTGCACGCCTGCCTGACGAGTTGCGCCAAATACTTCACCAGTTTCGGCGGCCATGCGGCGGCGGCGGGGGGATCGATGTCCTTCGATCAGCTCGAGCCCTTCGTGAAGGATTTCGAAGTCGCGGCGCGGACCCAGATGCGCGAGGGAGTGCGCAAGCCCGATTTGTTCATCGACGCGGAGCTTCCCTACAAAACGGCCAAAGACAAGCCGGCGCTGGCCGAGATCCAGTCGCTCGGGCCATTTGGCCAGGGATTCCCCGAGCCCAACATTCTCATCCGCGGCCTGCGGGTCCTGCGCACCGACATCCTCGCGGGCACCGGATTGAAGTTGCTGGTGGAGGACGATGCCAACGCCAAGGGCGAGCTCATTCTCTGGCGCTGCGGACATCTGCGCGGACTCTTCACGCCGGGCCGGCGCTTCGACGCGGTGGGCTGTCCCAAACCCAGCAGCAATCCGCGCTTTCCCCCGTCGATCCATGTCAAGGATGTCCGCTTTCACGACGGCGGCTAA
- the phoU gene encoding phosphate signaling complex protein PhoU → MSAFDTQLASLKKEMTVQGRRVLDLCTRAVDCFFDSDKAKAGEVIRADEEIDKADVEIERKCIPLLAMGQTEEHAIRSVLTLVKVNNELERIADDGVTIAERAFDSRSFTERPPNTFRVMANSVLGMLRDATRSLEREDAELARQVLLFDDTVQRFKQEILMDTEQQVTKGVFSAGFAFRLLAVVKAVDRISDHSTNICEQVIYLRRGLIVRHRPEGWSDPESPESKGDGTKG, encoded by the coding sequence ATGAGCGCCTTCGACACGCAGCTTGCGTCGCTGAAAAAAGAGATGACGGTGCAGGGCCGCCGCGTCCTCGACCTTTGCACGCGGGCGGTCGACTGCTTCTTCGACTCCGACAAGGCGAAGGCCGGCGAGGTGATCCGAGCCGACGAGGAGATCGACAAGGCCGATGTCGAGATCGAGCGCAAATGCATTCCGCTGCTGGCGATGGGTCAGACCGAGGAGCATGCCATCCGCTCCGTGCTGACCCTCGTGAAGGTGAACAACGAGCTCGAGCGCATCGCCGACGACGGCGTCACCATCGCCGAGCGCGCCTTCGATTCCCGCAGCTTCACCGAGCGTCCGCCCAACACCTTTCGCGTCATGGCCAACAGCGTGCTGGGCATGCTCCGCGACGCAACGCGCTCGCTGGAGCGCGAGGACGCCGAGCTGGCCCGCCAGGTGCTGCTCTTCGACGACACGGTGCAGCGCTTTAAGCAGGAAATCCTGATGGACACCGAGCAGCAGGTCACCAAGGGGGTCTTCAGCGCCGGCTTCGCCTTCCGCCTGCTGGCCGTGGTCAAGGCCGTCGACCGCATCTCCGACCACTCCACCAACATCTGCGAGCAGGTGATCTACCTGCGCCGCGGATTGATCGTCCGGCACCGACCCGAGGGTTGGAGCGATCCCGAGTCGCCGGAGTCCAAGGGCGACGGGACAAAGGGCTGA
- a CDS encoding nucleoside monophosphate kinase yields MSHRYKCILLFGAPGSGKGTQGKILGHVPGFFHLACGDVFRSLDLSSPLGKKFLAHSSKGELVPDELTVEMWQQNMKAQVALSFFKPAADLLVLDGIPRTVSQAKALKDYLDVLAVLHLVCPDQAEMVRRMRRRAMKENRLDDADEKVIQHRFDVYRKETEPVLSFYPKNIIHEVNATSSPSIVLMSVLDLVAPIQDHHFRNPLVA; encoded by the coding sequence ATGAGCCATCGATACAAATGCATTCTTCTTTTTGGCGCCCCCGGATCCGGCAAGGGCACGCAGGGAAAAATCCTCGGGCACGTGCCGGGCTTCTTCCATCTCGCGTGCGGCGACGTCTTCCGCTCGCTGGACCTGAGCAGCCCGCTGGGAAAGAAGTTCCTGGCCCACTCGAGCAAGGGCGAGCTGGTTCCCGACGAGCTGACGGTGGAGATGTGGCAGCAGAACATGAAGGCCCAGGTGGCGCTGAGTTTCTTCAAGCCCGCGGCGGACCTGCTGGTGCTTGACGGCATCCCGCGCACCGTGAGCCAGGCGAAGGCGCTCAAGGACTATCTGGATGTGCTGGCCGTGCTGCACCTGGTCTGCCCGGACCAGGCGGAGATGGTCCGCCGCATGCGCCGCCGCGCGATGAAGGAGAACCGCCTCGATGACGCCGACGAAAAGGTGATCCAGCACCGCTTCGACGTCTACCGCAAGGAGACGGAGCCGGTGCTTTCCTTCTATCCCAAGAACATCATCCACGAGGTGAATGCCACCAGCAGTCCCTCGATTGTGCTCATGTCGGTGCTCGATCTGGTGGCGCCGATCCAGGACCACCACTTCCGCAATCCGCTGGTCGCCTGA
- a CDS encoding phosphotransferase, translated as MPSEAPAGGVSLEEVNDALGQWEIGSVREIAPLTGGSRANPKMRIHSERGAFVLKRRPVQQTDLERIRFAHHALGTVAAAGLPVALPQPARDRSTFQVRPHGIYELFNFLGGERWKRSELQAYEAGRALSRLHRAALEMQWHGHVKASCYHGNLVVVEALRRVPEAILAAQPETPQQPLIDQCQKLSSLYQVASEKVDELEYQALDSQVVHGDWHPGNILFAGDEVTGVLDFDSARLEPAIADVANGLLQHSVRAGPRRAVAQWPHEIDEALFFGFARGIASADSGSLLKFVKMVPWLMIEACIAEAAIPIAKTGIFATIPGDQMLSLILRRASWIQGQAAMLSKRLALEIKV; from the coding sequence ATGCCGAGTGAAGCCCCCGCGGGGGGAGTGTCGCTCGAGGAAGTCAACGATGCGCTGGGGCAGTGGGAGATCGGATCGGTGCGCGAGATCGCGCCGCTGACCGGCGGCAGCCGCGCCAACCCGAAGATGCGAATCCACTCCGAGCGCGGCGCCTTCGTGCTCAAGCGCCGGCCGGTCCAGCAGACCGACCTCGAGCGCATCCGCTTCGCCCACCACGCGCTGGGCACGGTCGCCGCCGCCGGACTTCCGGTCGCGCTGCCGCAGCCCGCCCGCGACCGCTCCACCTTCCAGGTCCGCCCGCACGGCATCTACGAATTGTTCAACTTCCTCGGCGGCGAGCGCTGGAAGCGCAGCGAGCTGCAGGCCTACGAGGCGGGGCGGGCGCTCTCGCGCCTGCATCGCGCGGCGCTGGAGATGCAATGGCATGGCCACGTGAAGGCCTCCTGCTACCACGGCAACCTGGTGGTGGTGGAGGCGCTGCGCCGCGTGCCCGAGGCGATCCTGGCCGCGCAGCCGGAAACGCCGCAGCAGCCGTTGATCGATCAATGCCAGAAACTCTCCAGCCTCTACCAGGTGGCGTCGGAGAAGGTGGATGAGCTGGAGTACCAGGCGCTGGACAGCCAGGTCGTGCATGGCGACTGGCATCCGGGAAACATCCTCTTTGCGGGCGATGAGGTCACCGGCGTGCTCGACTTCGACTCGGCGCGGCTGGAGCCCGCGATCGCCGATGTCGCCAACGGCCTGCTGCAGCATTCGGTGCGGGCGGGGCCGCGAAGGGCCGTCGCCCAATGGCCCCATGAAATCGACGAAGCCCTCTTCTTTGGATTCGCCCGCGGGATCGCCAGCGCCGACTCCGGGTCGTTGCTCAAGTTCGTGAAGATGGTGCCGTGGCTTATGATCGAGGCGTGCATCGCGGAAGCCGCCATTCCAATCGCCAAGACCGGGATCTTCGCGACCATTCCCGGAGACCAGATGCTGTCGCTGATTCTGCGGCGGGCCTCGTGGATCCAGGGCCAGGCGGCCATGCTCTCCAAGCGGCTCGCCCTGGAGATCAAGGTTTGA
- a CDS encoding UTP--glucose-1-phosphate uridylyltransferase produces the protein MDRLQETKERLSRVSQTHLLDGTEKLGAAARESLLDQIQSLPLEELAGMMAETSAHHSRDLSTLAPPNVIHHDAPGSREFREAGEQMIRRGQVAAFTVAGGQGTRLGWRGPKGTYPATVVTGKPLFRVFAEQLLATERRFSVRIPWFIMTSPLNDDDTQAFFADNNFFGRPKQEHVFIPQGVVPCTDEEGRVLLAAPGEVATNPDGHGGAIRALHHSGALKEMAARGITQLSYFQVDNPLVRVVDPIFLGAHVHAPGSSGEMSSKCIPKRNAAEKVGVLCLTPTPAGNRTTVIEYSDLPSAMAHQRDEKGELAFGAANIAVHVISVEFAQRLAASSDIKLPWHRAHKKVPSFDAATGARILPDKPNAFKFECFIFDALPLARNSVTLQTSRMEEFAPIKNAEGEDSPASSHRIQSDRNGAWLEAVGVTIPKRTDGSVDAKIEIGPLAALEAADLRNRITVRTIRRGEEFVI, from the coding sequence ATGGACCGACTGCAGGAAACCAAGGAGCGCTTGAGCCGGGTGTCGCAGACGCACCTGCTCGACGGCACCGAAAAACTGGGCGCCGCCGCGCGTGAGTCCCTCCTCGACCAGATCCAGTCGCTCCCGCTGGAGGAGCTGGCGGGCATGATGGCGGAGACGAGCGCGCACCATTCGCGCGACCTCTCCACGCTGGCGCCGCCCAATGTGATCCACCATGACGCCCCGGGCTCGCGCGAATTCCGCGAGGCTGGCGAGCAGATGATCCGGCGCGGACAGGTCGCGGCCTTCACCGTCGCCGGCGGCCAGGGCACGCGGCTGGGCTGGCGCGGACCCAAGGGCACCTACCCCGCCACCGTCGTCACCGGCAAGCCGCTCTTTCGCGTCTTCGCCGAGCAGCTGCTGGCCACCGAGCGCCGCTTCAGCGTGCGCATCCCCTGGTTCATCATGACCAGCCCGCTCAACGACGACGACACGCAGGCCTTCTTCGCCGACAACAACTTCTTCGGGCGGCCCAAGCAGGAGCATGTTTTCATTCCGCAGGGTGTCGTCCCCTGCACCGATGAAGAAGGTCGCGTGCTGCTGGCGGCGCCGGGCGAAGTGGCGACCAATCCCGACGGCCATGGCGGCGCCATCCGCGCCCTGCATCATTCCGGCGCGCTGAAGGAGATGGCCGCCCGCGGCATCACCCAGCTGAGCTACTTCCAGGTGGACAATCCGCTGGTGCGCGTCGTCGATCCGATCTTCCTGGGCGCCCACGTGCATGCCCCGGGCTCCAGCGGCGAGATGAGCAGCAAGTGCATCCCCAAGCGCAACGCCGCCGAGAAGGTCGGCGTGCTCTGCCTCACACCGACACCCGCCGGCAACCGCACGACCGTCATCGAATACTCCGACCTTCCCTCTGCGATGGCCCATCAGCGCGACGAGAAGGGCGAGCTCGCCTTCGGCGCAGCCAACATCGCGGTGCACGTGATCTCCGTCGAGTTCGCCCAGCGTCTGGCCGCCAGCAGCGACATCAAGCTGCCCTGGCACCGCGCCCACAAGAAGGTGCCCAGCTTCGACGCCGCCACCGGCGCGCGGATTCTTCCCGACAAGCCCAACGCCTTCAAGTTCGAGTGCTTCATCTTCGACGCGCTGCCGCTGGCCCGCAACAGCGTCACGCTGCAGACCAGCCGCATGGAGGAGTTCGCGCCGATCAAGAATGCCGAGGGCGAGGACAGTCCGGCCAGCAGCCACCGCATCCAGAGCGACCGCAACGGCGCCTGGCTCGAGGCGGTGGGCGTGACCATTCCCAAGCGCACCGACGGCAGCGTGGACGCGAAGATCGAGATTGGCCCGCTGGCCGCGCTCGAGGCCGCCGATCTGCGCAACCGGATCACCGTGCGCACCATCCGCCGCGGCGAAGAATTCGTGATTTAG